The following are encoded together in the Corynebacterium jeikeium genome:
- a CDS encoding IclR family transcriptional regulator, with protein MGHNTEIPATSGIQVLDRAIFILSVIAAEPRNLSDLCAITGLPRATAHRIAVALEKHRLIERGADGAWVTGPALSEMAPSTSSRLEDAAEFILPDLMAKTGESVQLYRLSGMERVCIANAEPATGLRDTVPIGHRMTLNAGSAAKLLVAYAPEAFQNQVLPDAAYTREDLEKIADEGIAESSAERDPSLASASVPIFGSDMPNRTVIACLSISGPVARMGDHPAEKFGADLKESARQLENLLRK; from the coding sequence ATGGGACACAATACGGAAATTCCCGCAACTAGCGGCATTCAAGTTTTGGACCGAGCGATCTTCATCCTATCGGTCATCGCAGCAGAACCTCGCAACCTTTCCGACCTGTGCGCCATCACGGGCCTGCCGCGCGCCACTGCGCACCGTATCGCCGTCGCACTGGAAAAGCACCGGTTGATCGAGCGCGGGGCCGACGGTGCGTGGGTCACTGGCCCAGCCCTGTCCGAGATGGCACCGTCTACCTCTTCTCGTTTGGAGGACGCCGCAGAGTTCATCCTCCCCGACCTCATGGCAAAGACTGGCGAGTCCGTGCAGCTATATCGCCTTTCCGGAATGGAACGCGTGTGCATCGCCAACGCCGAACCCGCCACCGGTCTGCGCGATACCGTGCCGATTGGTCACCGCATGACATTGAACGCGGGCTCCGCAGCCAAGCTGTTGGTTGCCTATGCGCCGGAGGCATTCCAGAACCAGGTTTTGCCGGACGCCGCGTACACGCGCGAGGACTTGGAGAAGATTGCCGACGAAGGGATCGCAGAATCCTCCGCCGAGCGCGACCCCTCCCTGGCTTCGGCCTCCGTGCCGATCTTCGGGTCGGATATGCCGAACCGCACAGTCATCGCCTGCCTTTCCATCTCTGGCCCCGTGGCGCGCATGGGCGACCACCCGGCGGAGAAGTTCGGCGCGGACTTAAAGGAATCCGCCCGCCAGCTGGAGAACCTGCTGCGGAAGTAG
- a CDS encoding DUF1707 SHOCT-like domain-containing protein: protein MSDYKDKRCTDQERSAAVEVLSGAMADGQLTLTEFDERSGKAHAATQRSELVDLLDDLVDEPAGLLFGPGASTAVAHRAPSDAEWTAHQASDAQRHREMVLARSRSLVTGGGSETGFSLAIFGGVTKAAWQVPKAHWNFNIFGGSDFDLRDCRFNDPVTTLWLNSCFGGADVLVPEGVRIEMGGLGIFGGNELVVENGAIHPNSLPEDAPLLLIRGLSIFGGVTVKVVRG, encoded by the coding sequence ATGAGCGATTACAAGGACAAGCGCTGCACTGACCAGGAACGATCCGCCGCTGTGGAGGTGCTGTCCGGTGCCATGGCCGATGGGCAGTTGACCCTCACGGAGTTCGACGAGCGGTCGGGCAAGGCGCATGCTGCGACCCAGCGTAGCGAGTTGGTGGACTTGCTGGATGATCTAGTGGACGAGCCTGCGGGGTTGCTCTTTGGACCTGGCGCGAGCACTGCGGTTGCGCACCGCGCGCCGAGTGACGCGGAGTGGACTGCTCACCAGGCTTCGGACGCCCAACGCCACCGCGAAATGGTACTTGCGCGGTCGCGTTCACTGGTGACTGGCGGGGGCTCCGAGACGGGCTTCAGCCTGGCGATATTCGGCGGGGTGACGAAGGCGGCGTGGCAGGTGCCGAAGGCTCACTGGAACTTCAATATTTTCGGAGGTTCGGACTTTGACCTGCGGGATTGCCGATTTAACGATCCGGTTACCACGCTGTGGCTGAATAGCTGCTTTGGCGGTGCGGATGTTCTGGTGCCGGAGGGCGTGCGTATTGAAATGGGTGGCCTAGGCATTTTCGGCGGCAACGAACTGGTGGTGGAGAACGGCGCGATCCACCCGAATAGCTTGCCGGAGGACGCTCCCCTGCTGTTGATCCGCGGGCTGTCGATCTTCGGCGGCGTGACCGTGAAGGTAGTGCGGGGTTAG